TCGCGCGGCGAGCGACCTGGTGGGCCGAACCGACGCCTCCGTTACGAGCGCGCGAGCCCTGCTCGAGGCCGCCTCGATCGATCGGGAGGGGACGGTCGCCGTCCGTGCGACGGACGTCCACGGCTCGAGCGGCGTCGCCACGACACACGCCGAACGCGAACTCGGGAGCATCCTCGTCGACCGGGGGTTCGCCGTGGACCTCGAGGACCCCGATCACGTCCTCCGTGCGGTCTTCTCTGAGGGGAGCCTCGAGTCCGAGGCCGACGATGGCCGCGGTGGTCTGCTCGAGTCGGTCGCGAGCGACGAAGCCAGGAAGCGAAACGGCGAAACTGGGGAGCGAAACAACGAAACTGAGGAACGAGTCGACGAATCCGGGAAACGGGTGTCGGTCTGTGCCCTCGGCTGGCTCGCCGCCGAGAGCGTCCGCGACTTCGGCTCGCGGGCGCCGACCGACAAGCCGTTCTTCCAGCCCGGAAGCATGGATCCACTTCTGGCTCGCGCGGTCGCCAACCTCGCCGGCGCGGAACCCGAACGAACGATCCTCGACCCGATGTGTGGCACCGGCGGCGTCCTCGTCGAGGCAGGACTGGTCGGGGCTAACGTCGTCGGAACTGACGCCCAGGCGAAGATGGTCGCCGGCGCGCGGACAAACCTCGAACACTTCCTGGACCGCGAGGATCCGTCGCCGACCGGCGTCCCGCGCGGGTCCTGGCACGTCGCCCGCGGCGACGGAACCCGACTCCCGCTCCAGGATGGTGCCGTCGACGCCGTCGTCTTCGACGCGCCCTACGGCCGCCAGTCGAAGATCGAAAGCCACCGGCTGGCTGATCTGGTTTCGGGTGCGCTCGTAGAATCCCGCCGAGTGGCCGATCGGGCCGTCGTCGTCGCCGACCGCTCCTGGACGAGCGAGGCTCGGGAAGCGGGCTGGACGCTCGAGGCGGCCTTCGAACGCCGGGTTCACCGGTCGCTGACGCGGTACGTGCTGGTCCTCTCCTGAGGGTGAGGGTGGCTCGAGGGTGCCGAGGGTGGCTCGAGCGTGCCGAAGGTGGCTCGAGAGCCCTGATTCCTGATTCCGCCGGTACAGCGCCGCCAGTCGAGGCGGGGGATTCCGCTTTCGGAAGCCTTGAGACGGTCTGCAGAAAAGATTGACCGTGGCCCGCGCTCGTCTCTTCGGATCCCTCTGTGGACTCGTCTTTCTCATCAATCTCGCCAGAATCGTCTTCGCACCGCTGCTGAACGTGTTTATCGCCGAATTCGGGATCGGCGAGGCGACCGCGGGCCTCATCGTCACCCTCGTGTGGGTCGGGAGTGCGTTCCCCCGTCTGCCGACCGGGTGGGTGCTCACGAAAGTCCCGAGACAGCACGTCGTGCTCGCCTCGGGAGTTATTCTCGCGATTTCGTCCGCGATCGCCGCGACCGCTACCTCGATCACCCACCTCATGGGCGGCGCCTTCCTCATGGGGATCGCGTCGGGCGTGTACTTCGTCTCGGCGAACCCGCTCTTGAGCGAACTGTACCCCGACCGCGTCGGGCGCGTCATGGGAATCCACGGGGCGGCGAATCAGGTCGCCGCGGTGATCGCCGCTCCGTTCGTCGCGCTCACGCTCTTCGTCGACTGGCGCCTGTCGCTGTGGGCAATCGCCGTCGGCGGGGCCGTGGTTACGGCCTACACGTGGCTCACCGCGAGGCGAACCGAGATGCCGGACGCGGGGCGGTCGGATCGGGCCTTCGTCGCCGGCGCGCTCTCGGAGTGGCGGCTCATCGTGACCGCACTAGCGATTGCAGGCGTCGCCGTGTTCATCTGGCAGGGCGTGTTCAACTTCTACGAACTGTACATGCAGTCGAAGGGACTCTCCGACCGAGCGGCTGGGATGATGCTCACCGTCGTCTTCGCCGCCGGCGTCCCCGCGTTTTTCTTCGGCGGCGACCTGGCCGATCGCCTTCCGCAGATCCCGTACCTGCTCGGCATCGTCGGCACGTTCGCCGCGGGCCTGTTCGCGCTGACGCTCGTCGAGGGGATGATCCCGCTGGTCGCGCTCACCATCGTTGTCGGCTTCGTGATCCACGCGCTGTTTCCGGCCGTCGACACGTACCTGCTCGATACGCTCCCGGATTCGACGCGAGGGAGCGCCTACGCCGTGTTCAGCTCCGTCTGGATGCTCTCGCAGTCGCTCGGCTCGTACGTCCTCGGCGTCTTCGTCGAGGGGAACTACACCTACGACGAGGTGTTCGCCGTCGCCGCGCTGTTTCTCGGCGCGACGGTCGTCGCCCTCGTCGTCCTGGAGCGGAGCGGAAAGCTCCCGAGTTGAGATCGCCGCCCTCGCCCGGCGTCTACGGGTGACGCTCGAGCGTCGTCACGTCGGACACCTCTATTCGCGTCCCGCCGTGCTGGCCGCTGGTCACCGTCAGCGACCAGTCGTGGGCGTCGGCGATTGCCCGGGCGAGAGCGAGACCGAGGCCGCGCTCCTCGTCGGCGTCCTCCCCACGTGACTCCAGGTCGATCACCCGGTCGTGATCGGTCGGCGGGATCTCGGCGGCGTCGTCCATGAGGAAGAAGCCGCGTTCGCTCGAACGGGGATCGTCGAAGCCGAGCAGTCCGACCTGGATCGTGACCGATCCGTCGGCGCGGGCGGCCGCATCGTCGAAGATCGTCTGGAGGAAGTGATCGAATCGCTCCCGGTCGGCCCGGAGGGTCGCGTCGGCGTCGACGACCACGGCGGGGCGATCGAGACGGGAGTCCTCGACTGCGTGTTCGATCGCCGACGCGAGGTCGATCCGCGTCCGGGGGCCGACCGCTGTCGCGTTTCGGGCGAACTCCCGAATGTCGTCGACGAGGCGTTCCGTGCGATCGAGCGTCGTCGAGACGGCGTTTTCGGCGAGCGGAAACTCCCACTCGCCGGGCCGATCGGGTTCCTCCTCGAGCGCCGTCGCGACGGCCTCGAGGTGGCGCTTGAGGTCGCTCGAGAGTACGTTCGCCACGCTCTCGAGGCGTTCGGTCTGGTGTTCGAGCTGGGTCGTCCGATCCTCGAGTACCTGCTCGCGGATCGCACGATCGAGCGCCGCGCGGCTGTTCTCGGCGAGCGTCGAGAGTAACTCGACGTCGGTGTCGTCGAAGTTCGCGACCCGCTTCGATCCCGTCATCAGGATACCGTGGGTGCCGATCGGCGCAATTATCTCAGAGCGGATCGGTGTGTCGGGATTGTAGAGGCCGTCGGCTTCCTGCAGGTCCTCGATGTGTCTGGTCTCGCCGGCCTCGAAGACGTCCCAGACGAGACCCTCACCGGGGTGGAATCGGGGGAGGCCGCCGAACTCGTCGTGCGCGCCCGCGGTGCCGGCGACGGGGTCGAGGTAGCCGTACTCGTCGTCGAGCAACCAGACGCCGCTGATCGGAAGGTCAAGGAGGTCGCTCCCGGCGTGGACGGCGATCGCACAGATCTCCTCGGGATCGCTCGACTGCAGGAGCCAGCGCGTGACCTCGTGCAGCGAGGTCACCACCCGCTCGTACTCGCGCTGGTCGGTGACGTCGCGGGCGATGCACGCGAGATTCGCCGAGCCGTGGTCGACCGGCACGACGCTGACCTCGGCGACCCGATCGGCGCCCGTCGCGTCGGTGTAGGCCACCTCGAACGTTCGCTGGGCCGCGCTGCCGACGTCGACGTCGCTGAGCGCGCGGCCGACGTGGACGGCGTCGTCGGCGTCGACGGCGGCGAGGTCCAGGAGGGCCTCGACGTGTTCACCTCGCAGGTCCCTCGCGTCGGTGTCGAAGGCACGTTCGACCGTGGCATTGATCGAGAGGATCCGGTTGTTGTCGTCGAGGGTGACCACGCCGTCCTGGATCGCCTCGACGACGGCCGTGTTCCGGGCGAGTTTCGTCTCCTGTTCCTTTCGCTCGGTGATATCGCGCATGGACACCGAGAGCCCGTTCTCGGCGGGCCAGGCCCGGGCTTCGAACCAGGTCTCGAGCGGCGTGTGGTACACCTCGAAGGAGACCGGCACCTGTTCGTCCATCGCCTGGTAGAAACCGTCGGGGAACTGGGTCTCGACCGTCTCGGGGAACTCGTCCCACATGACCCGCCCGAGGAGGTCCTCCCGGGAGCGCTCCAGGAGCGCCTCGGCGCGCTCGTTGAGGTACGTGAACCGAAAGTCGGTGTCGAGGGCGAAGAAGGCGTCGCGGACGCGGTCGATCATGGGAACGGTTCGGAGGGTCACCGGCGACCACCCGCCTCGAGGGCGACGGGTCGGCGGCGAGGCGTCGTGACTCGCGGCGCTAGCCGACTCGTCCGCGACACCGACCGAACGCGCCTGTCTCTCATTCCGTTGACTCATAGTTACCCCACCCGGTATTTCAGTGTCGTGGCCGATGGGCGTCCGGTTCGGGCTCGAGACGGCGTTCGACGGTGTCGGGACTGCTATTCGGAAATTCCATCGACCGGTACAGGCGGCCGGTAGAACGCGACGGGACGTACGCTACTCGGTTTGCGTCGAGAATACCGCGGCTAATCACGGAGGCGCTCCGCGGTGCGATACTCGCCGTGCTGACCGCAGCGCACCTCGCAGTGCGATGCTCGGCGCGTTACCGTTCGATCGGGAGCAGGTCCCTCACCGTTACGTAGTCGAGAGGTGTGGCGTGTTCGGTTCGGATGAGATTCTCGTCGTTGATTTCGAGTGCGAGGTCGTCGAGTTGTTCGGCAACGTAGGTGATATCCTCGTTTTCGGTCCCGACCGCCTTGATGTGGAGGTTCTCCTGTCCGGTCATCAGTTCGGTCACTTCGGTGACCTGGGGGAGCGCCAGCGCCTTCTCGGCCACGTCGGAGCGTTCGCTGATGCGGGCCGTGCAGCTGAAGTGAAAGTAGAGACGAAGGCCCGTCCGGTCGTGGTCGACGCTCGTCGTGTATCCAGTAATGACGCCGGCCTCCTCCAGCCGTTCCATCCGATTGTGAACGGTGTTGTCGGAGACGCCGAGTTCCTCGGCCAGTCCGATTGCATTGGACCGAGCGTTCTCCTGAAGCAGATTGAGCAAACACCTGTCTACGTCGTCGAGTTCGTACTCGGTCACAATCGAGCTTGTCGGGCCGCCTCCATGATACTATCGATACTCCACAGTTTCCGAGAGTGATTTTCGAGAAGTTCGGGAAACAGGCGTTGGAAAGGTATTATCGAAATACGTTTTCGGGCACTTAAGAGGAGTGGCGAAGTCAAGGTAATATCGAATAGCAATTCTGATTTAGCTCGAGATTCCACAGAATATCTTATCTTTACGGGAAGTATCGAATCCCACAACCTGGGTTTTTTATACGTAGACGCCATTGAACGACTGTGAAGTCGGGCCTACCTGTTCCGTCCTCGGTGGTGAACTCCCACGGATCTGACACGGCCACAGTAACCGTTGTCAGAGCTGTTGCTGAAACAGAAGGGAGGCCACTACCTGCGTCGCCACCGCTGGCCACGGTAACTGACCTGGATGCCCACCGCGTCCTCGATCGAGCTGTCGATGATGTGACTGACGAGGGTACCAATGGCGGTACCCAGGTGCGTGATTCCAGTGATGGGCGAGTCACGACGGGAGGGTACAATGAGTGACGACAGACCGGATTTCTGGAATTATTGCGCCCAGTGTGGGATCGAGTACAGTACCGCTGCCTCTCCACCGATCGTCGACGTGGTCACCGACGGCGGCGAAGACTCTCCAGTCTCGTTCTGTAGCGACGAGTGCAGAGGGTCGTGGGCCAGCGACTAGTTCAGGGTAGTTTCGCTGCCGAGAGCACCATACTGGCTGATTCTTCGTTCGTTCTATTCGGACGGCGTCCGCGCTGTGTGCGCGCCTTCTACTCGCGCCAATTCGACGAGCAGACACCAACCGACTTCGAAAGGGTCGACAGGGTATTCCTCGTCCGTCCCGAACCGTCGGTCGATGAGCGATTCGGACCCGACTCGGCTGATCGTCGACACGGACACCGCGGGAGACGACACGCAGGCGCTCGTGCTCGCGGCCTGCTCAGATCGCATCACCCTCGAGGGCGTGACAATCTGTGCGGGTAACGTTCCGTTCGAGTACCAGGTCGAGAACGCGAAGTACACCCTCGACCTCGCTGGGGACGACGAGGTGCCGGTCTACGAGGGCGCTCGCGAGCCGCTCGAGAAGGACCACGAGTTCGCGGAGTACATCCACGGCGAGGGCGGCCTGGGTGGCGACCTCTTTCCCGAGACGGGAATCCCCTCGGCGGAGGTACACGCCGTCGACTTCATCGTCGAGACCGCTCGCGAGAACCCCGGCGAGATCACCCTGGCCTGCATCGCCCCGCTGACGAACGTCGCCCTGGCGCTCGAGCGCGAACCCGACCTGCCGGATCTGCTCGACGAAGTGGTGATCATGGGCGGCGCGGTCAATACGCTCGGAAACGTCACGCCCGCGGCGGAGTACAACTTCTGGGTCGATCCCGACGCCGCGGCGGCCGTGATGGACGCCTTCGAGACGACGCTGATCGACTGGGGACTGACGCTCCAGGACTCGATGTTCGACACCGAGGTCTTCGGGGCGGTCGAGGCGATGGACACGCCGCTCGCGGACTTCTACCTGACCGTCACCGACGCTGTCCGCGCGTTCAACCGCCAGTCCGACCACGACGCCCTCGGTGCGGACGTGACGACCCAGCCCGATTCGCTGGCGATCGCGACGGTGCTCGAGCCAGACATCGTCGAGTCGGCGAGCACGTACTACGTGGCCGTCGACGACCGGGAGGGGATGACCCGCGGGTACAGCCTGGTCGACGAACTCGGCGTGACCGACGGTGAGGCGAAGACGCGAGTGATCGAGTCAGTCGATGGCGACCGGTTCAGGCGGATGCTGCTCGACGCGTTTCAGTACGAGAATCCCCATCGGAGGGAGGGTGAAGGGGAGAAGGAGGAGTGACCGATCGGTAACTCTCTGCGACCGAATCTTCAGGTAATTCACGTAAAGTCATTATCTCCTTTCGAAACCGAATCTATAAACCGGTCGCGTGCACTTGCACGGATATGCAACGACGGACGTTTCTCACGACAGCAGGTGTAGGGGTAACGGCGGGACTGGCTGGTTGTCTGGTCGACGACGGCAACGGCGGCAACGGCGGCAACGGCGGCAACGGTGGGAACGGGAACGGGAACGACACCGCCGACGGCAACGGCAACGGCGGCGCCGGATCCGACATCACCGTCGGCATTATCTACTCGACCGGTGGCCTCGGTGACGACTCGTTCAACGACATGGCCAACGCCGGCATCGAGCGAGCGGTAGAGGACTTCGGCATCTCCTACAAGGACGCCGAACCCGACGCCCCCGCCGACATGAACCAGATGCAGCGGAACTTCGCGGGCGACGAAGAAATCGACCTCGTCTGCTGTATCGGCTTCGACCACGCGACCGACCTCGAGGAGAACGCCGCGGAGTTCAGCGACCAGCAGTTCGTGCTCGTCGACGCGGTCGTCGAGGCTGACAACGTCGCCAACTACACGTTCCGGGAACACGAGGGGTCCTTCCAGGTCGGTCACCTCGCTGGCCTGTTGACGACGACCGACTACGCCCACGGCGGTGGCGAGACGAACACCGACGAGACCGTCGTCGGCTTCGTCGGCGGCCAGGAGACCGCCCTCATCGATCGATTCGAGGCGGGCTACATCGCAGGCGTTCGCCACGCCGACGACAGCATCGAGACGCCATCGGCGTACGCCGGAAGCTGGAACGACCCGTCCCGAGGCCAGGAGATCGCCAGCGGAATGTACGACGACGGCGCGGACGTCGTCTACCACGCCGCGGGCGGCACCGGTGGCGGCGTCTTCCAGGCCGCCCAATCGGCCGGTCGATTCGCCATCGGCGTCGACGACGACCAGTCGATCAGCGCCGAGGACTTCAGCGACGTGATCGTCGCGAGCATGGTCAAGCGCGTCGACAACGCCGTCTACGACTCGGTCGAGGCCGTCGTCAACGACGAGTTCGAGAGCGGCATGAACGACCTGGGCCTCGACGACGACGGCAGCGTGAGCGCAACCATCGGCCAGGACTTCGAGGGCGAACTCCCCGAGGACATCGTCGACGCGCTCGAGGAGTCCCGGCAGGCGATCATCGACGGTGAAATCGACGTGCCGGACACCACCGACGACCTCTAGACGCGATGGTGCCTGACGAGCGCGGGACGGACGGCGAGACGCCGGCGGCGGTGGCCCTCGAAGGGATCACGAAGCGGTTCCCGGGCGTCGTCGCGAACGACGACGTCGACTTCACCGTCGAACGCGGCTCGATCCACGCCCTGATCGGCGAGAACGGGGCCGGGAAGACGACGCTGATGAACGTCCTCTACGGGCTGTACGAACCCACGGAGGGAACGATTCGAATCGACGGCCGGGAGCAAACGTTCGACGATCCCGGCGACGCGATGGCCGTCGGCATCGGCATGATCCACCAGCACTTCATGCTCGTGGACACGATGACCGTCGCCGAGAACGTCGTCCTGGGGGACGAACCGACGAAGTGGGGCGGCCTCGCGACCGACCGAGCCAGGGCCAACGAGGAGACGCGGGCGCTGGCCGACCGCTACGGCTTCGATGTCGACCCGACCGAGCGCATCGAGGACGTCAGCGTCGGCGAACAGCAGCGCGTCGAGATCCTGAAGACGCTCTATCGTGGCGCGGACGTCCTCATCCTCGACGAACCGACCGCTGTCCTCACTCCGCAAGAGGTCGACGCCTTGCTCGAGGTCCTCGAGGAACTCATCGCCGAGGACAAGACGATCATCTTCATCACGCACAAACTCGGCGAGGCGCTCGAGGTCGCCGACGAGATTAGCGTCCTGCGAAACGGCGAACTCGTCGGAACGGTTCCGGCGGCCGACGCCACCCGTGAGGAACTCGCGCGCATGATGGTCGGTCGGGACGTACTCCTCGAGGTCGACAAACCCGCCGCTACGCGCGGAGACGTCGTCCTGGACGTCGACGGCGTGACGGTCACGGACGAGCGGGGCGTCGTCGCGGTCGACGAGGCGACGTTCCGCGTCCACGAGGGCGAAGTATTCGGCATCGCGGGCGTCGACGGAAACGGCCAGTCGGAACTCGTCGAGGCCATCACGGGGCTCCGTCGGACGACCGGCGGAGCGATCACGTTCGACGGGCGCGAGATCACCTCGGTGCCACGTCGCGAGCGTATCTCCGCCGGGATGGCCTACGTCGCCGAGGACCGGCAGAAACGAAGCCTCGTGATGGATTACGATCTTCGGCGCAACGGCCTGCTGGGCCGTCAGCACCTCGCGCCGTTCTCGGACGGTCGACTGATCGACTGGGCGGCGACCAGCGACTACGTCGACGAGATCATCGAGGAGTACGACGTGCGGCCACCGGACCCCTCGGCAACGGCCCACTCGCTCTCGGGCGGGAACCAGCAGAAGTTCATCGTGGGCCGCGAGTTCGAGCGTGACCCCTCGCTGGTCGTCGCCGCACAACCGACTCGGGGGGTCGACATCGGGAGCATCGAGTTCATCCACAACCGACTGCTCGACCTCCGTTCGGCGGGGAAAGCGGTGTTGCTCGTCTCCTCGAAACTCGACGAGGTGACCCAGCTTTCGGATCGACTCGCGGTCATGCACGACGGCGAACTCGTCGCCGTCGTCGACCCCGAAGCCGTCACCGAAGAGGAACTCGGCTTGCTCATGGCCGGCGAACGACCCGACGGACTCGATGTCGACGGCGCTCGAGTCGGGAGGTCGGTGGTATGAGTGGCGACGGCAGCAAGGGCAGTAGCGAGGACGGCGGCTGGCGCGAACGCGGCGGAGCAACCCTCGACCGCCTCGTCGACGCCTCGGCGGCCGAACGCGTCGCAATCAGCCTCGGCTCACTCGTCTTCGCACTCGTCGTCGGCGCCGTCCTGGTGTTCGTCTCCGGCTTCGTCGCCGAGTGCTCGAGTCCCTTCATCTACCTGCCGGGGCTCGGGTACGGCTGTTACAACCCGCTCGAGATGTACTGGACGATCCTGGACGGGGCGTTCGGCTCGTTCACCGACCTTGGCCAGACGCTGTTGCAGACGACCCTGTTGCTGTTCACCGGGCTCTCGGTCGCCGTCGCGTTTCGCGCCGGCCTGTTCAACATCGGGACACAGGGGCAGATGGTACTCGGCGCGCTGGCGACGGCGATGACGGTACTCACGGTCGGGGAGTTCGTGCCGGATACGCTGCTCGGCTCACTCGTCGTCATCCCGGTCGGAATCGTCGTCGGCGGTTTCGTCGGCGGAGTCTGGGGGATGATCCCCGGCCTGATGAAGGCCTACGCGAACGCCCACGAGGTGATCACGACGATCATGCTCAACTTCGTCGCCGCGGGCGTCGCCTACTGGCTCGTGCAGGTCCACATCGGCGACCTGGCGAGCGATTCGGTGCAAACGGAGCCGATCCCGGGGGTCGCCCGACTGCCGGCGTCGATCGACGGGAGCCGGTTTTCGCTGATCGCCCTGGTCGGCGCCCTCGCGATCGCCATTGGCATCGCCCTCCTGTACTCGCGAACCGTCATCGGCTACGACCTGCGCACGAGCGGCATCCAGGAGGCCGCAGCGGAGTACGGCGGCGTCGATGCGAGACGAAACGTCGTCACGAGCATGACGCTATCCGGTGTACTGGGCGGTATCGCCGGGGCGATATACGTCACGATGGTCCAGTATCGCTGGCAGGCGGGCATCCCGCCGCTCGGCTTCGACGGCATCGCCGTCTCCATCCTCGCCGGGAACAACCCCATCGGCGTGATTCCGGCCGCCCTCCTCTTTGGAACCCTCAAGACCGGCAGCGTGGCGGTCGACATCTCACTCGGCATCCCGAACGAACTCGTCGAGGTGCTCAGGGGATTGATCATCCTCTTCATCGCCATGCCCGAGTTCTTCCGGTTACTGGGCAAGCACTACGGATTCGGCAGCGAACCCGTCGCGACCGACGGAGGTGAGCGTCGATGAACGCGCCGACCGTCACCCGTCGACAAGGACTGGCCATCGGCGCGGGGCTCCTCGGCGTGCTCGTGCTCGGCCTCGTCGTCGACGGCGGACGCCAGTTCGTCGGCGAGATTGCCGGCGTCATCAGCGTCTCCTATCTCGGCTCGGCGCTCCGGTTCACCGTCCCAATCGCCTTCGCCGCGATGGGCGGCATCTTCGCCGAGAAATCCGGCGTCATCAACATCGGACTCGAGGGGCTGCTCATCGTCGGCGCGTTCAGTTCGATCGCGACCATGTACGCACTCGGTTCCGAGTCCGTCCCGATCGAGCCGAATCCGTGGCTCGCGCTCCTGGGGGCCATCTTCGCGAGCACGCTGATCGCCCTCCTGTTCGCCATCGTCTGCATCGAGTTCAAGGCCGACCAGATCATTGCCGGCCTCGCCGTCTGGTTGATCGCGCTGGGCGCCGCCCCGTTCCTCAGCGTCGTCATCTGGAATCGCCGAAGCAGTCCGGGGAACGTCGGCACGTTCTCGTCCATCTCGATTCCGGGACTCTCCGCGCTGCCGGGGGTCGGCCAGATTTTCGAGGTTTCGCCGCAGGTGCTGCTCTTGCTCGTGGCCGTTCCCGTCTCGTGGTACCTCCTCAACCGGACCACGTTCGGGATGTGGCTCGAGGCCAGCGGCGAGGACCCCAAGTCGCTCGACACGGCTGGCGTCGACGTCCGAAAGGTGCGTTACGCTGGCGTCCTGCTCTCGGGCGTCTACTGTGGCATCGGTGGGGCCGGTTGGGCGCTCAACGTGGGTCAGTTCACGGGAACCGGCGACACCATGATCGATGGCCGCGGTTGGATCGGCCTGACGGCGTACCTGATCGGGAACTACAACCCGATCGGCGCGTTCCTCGCGTCGTTCCTCTTCGCGGCCCTCGACGCGCTCCAGATCGAACTTCAACAGATCGCCGCGTACGACATCTCCTCGACGCTCGTCGGAATTATCCCCTACGTCGCCGTCCTGGTCGTGCTCACGTTCGTCGGTCGCACCCGGATGCCGTCGGCCGCGGGCGAACACTACGACTCCGACGAGTAGTCGTCCTCCAACTCGAGTTTCGCGTTTCGGTCAAAATCCGTCACACAGGAACACCGGCTGCTCCGGAAACAGTCCGTGCTAGCGGTCGTCGATGTCGAACCCCCGTACCGACCGGGCAACGAATGCACTCACAGCTAACGGACGATTACTGGTCGGTCGGGACGACCGCTCCGAGCGAGAACTCGGCCTCGAATACCGATAGACCGTCGCGTCGTCTCTCGGGTTTTGAACCGCGTGCGACTCAGTGGGAACGCGTGGCCGTCACGGCAACGCGCGGTGACGACCACCGCCTGAGGCCGTCGAGACTCTATGTCGATTCCCGACAGTTCTGATACCCGACACACTTCGTCGGACCGATACGTGTTGATTCCCGACGGGTATACGACACCGGAAACAGGATATTTCCACCGAGAGCAACGTCTAGCGTAAAGTCGGGTGGGGACCATCGTTCGGGTATGGTTCACACACAACCCGCACAGGTAACGGTTCCCGACTGGCTCCAGGATCCAATCGCCGAACTGGTGACGTTTCTGCCGCGACTCGTTGGCGCACTGGTCATCCTGGCAA
This region of Natronosalvus halobius genomic DNA includes:
- a CDS encoding ABC transporter permease, with amino-acid sequence MSGDGSKGSSEDGGWRERGGATLDRLVDASAAERVAISLGSLVFALVVGAVLVFVSGFVAECSSPFIYLPGLGYGCYNPLEMYWTILDGAFGSFTDLGQTLLQTTLLLFTGLSVAVAFRAGLFNIGTQGQMVLGALATAMTVLTVGEFVPDTLLGSLVVIPVGIVVGGFVGGVWGMIPGLMKAYANAHEVITTIMLNFVAAGVAYWLVQVHIGDLASDSVQTEPIPGVARLPASIDGSRFSLIALVGALAIAIGIALLYSRTVIGYDLRTSGIQEAAAEYGGVDARRNVVTSMTLSGVLGGIAGAIYVTMVQYRWQAGIPPLGFDGIAVSILAGNNPIGVIPAALLFGTLKTGSVAVDISLGIPNELVEVLRGLIILFIAMPEFFRLLGKHYGFGSEPVATDGGERR
- a CDS encoding ABC transporter permease — encoded protein: MNAPTVTRRQGLAIGAGLLGVLVLGLVVDGGRQFVGEIAGVISVSYLGSALRFTVPIAFAAMGGIFAEKSGVINIGLEGLLIVGAFSSIATMYALGSESVPIEPNPWLALLGAIFASTLIALLFAIVCIEFKADQIIAGLAVWLIALGAAPFLSVVIWNRRSSPGNVGTFSSISIPGLSALPGVGQIFEVSPQVLLLLVAVPVSWYLLNRTTFGMWLEASGEDPKSLDTAGVDVRKVRYAGVLLSGVYCGIGGAGWALNVGQFTGTGDTMIDGRGWIGLTAYLIGNYNPIGAFLASFLFAALDALQIELQQIAAYDISSTLVGIIPYVAVLVVLTFVGRTRMPSAAGEHYDSDE